CTTGAGAACATttacaaagagagaaaaagaacataGTGAAATCTACATGCTGactgaatctctctctttctctcactctctgtctgtctctctctctctcacacacacacacacacacacacacacacacacatagccgCCAAGTTTAGACGCATACAGTCATtccttaaaatataaataaatagagctTTTCATGGCCTTGTCTGTGAGTTTCGGCCTGGTACAAATGGGTTCTAGGCGTCAGAAGTGACATCTATATCCTCAGATCCAGCCTGTTTGGTGGCAATTCTCCATCGGTTGATGTGGTGATTACCCTTCTTCTTTTGTGTACTCTCTGGTCCTTCTTCTTCCAGCTTCTGCCGTTTGTACTTGGTCCTGCGGTTCTGAAACCACACCTTCACCTTTTGGAGATTAGAGCACAAGGGACAGTGTGAGTGCAAAATGAAGCTTAATACAAAACAGTAGATATATACTGGACTCATTCTTAAAAACAAAGTGGATTATCACTGTAATCTAGAGTTAGTGAGGATTGTTCACtatgatatgtttttttttttttttaaagttttttataATTAGCACAATAAAGTATAGCAACTGGATGTTTAAAATTAGAATTTAATTTGCAGTTAAAAGAACCTAGACACTACAATCAGACAAACTGATCAGGTTGTGACAACTGAGTAAACAGCCTATAATTTACATCATAATACATCATTTCACAATCCAATCCAATTTCAAATttaaacactaaatgtaacGCACTTTCgtttttaatatttgtgttttttattcaaataattaaGAGAGGAAATTTCAGAACAACAGGAGACATTTCCTTACTTCGAAGACAAATATATATGGATCAAATCCGTTCCAAAGCAGTTTGTCTAGTAATCAGTTTTCTGTTGCGCTCGCGCGTGAAGCGCATCAGCTGCCTGACCAAATCACTGGCTCCTTACCATAATGACGTAACTGCGTAGTGATAACTATGTTCTTAATGCTGaaaattatttcaattattttaccTCTAAAAAATTCCAGTGATATGGTTCCCATTTCAGTAGCCGCAATAGTTATGATTAAGCAATGCGTCTACATCAGGGACACAATTATCAATTTTTGGGGATATAGTTTTCAGGTTATTGTTGAATAATATATTCCCTATTAGCCAATATCcctctaaatatatatatatatatatatatatatatatatatatatatatatatatatatatagatagatagatagatagatagatatagatatagatacacACATGAATCTGTAAAAATCACCAAATGTCAGAACCTGTTTTTACGACTGAAATTACAGACAGACTACTGCCGTAATATATGTCATAAATAAACCAGCAGTAGTCTGTCTGTAATTTCAGTCGTAAAAACAGGTTCTGACATTTGGTGATTTTTACAGATTCACTGAAGGGAATGAAAGAGTACAAATTTGGTTGGTGGATTATTTcatttgcttgttttgttttgctgctgTCTGGGATGGTTTTGAAAGAAACACAGTTGATAAACCGAAATTTCCAATTCTAGAGCACACTAACCTCTTTCTGTTGTTTATCTGGCACATTTAAACTCCATACTGAAACTGTATTAAACCGTGAAATTTATTATATGAAAGCATCTGGATATTTTGTGATATGCGACATATTCTTAGACTGtgtattttcagttttatatatTGTGCTTCTATTGTGTCctataaaaaacaacaacaacaacaacaacaataataataataataataataataataataataataataataataattcatttccaccataattgtttttattctaGGGAAAGATTTTCGGTGTGCGCCTTGAACTTTTTCTTCCACGTTTAATTGTCTTTTGCCTCATTTTTCCATcactttattatttgttattagcTTGTTATTATCTAGCGAGCCAGTGAGAGTACATTGCTTTTTAATTCAAACTGTTtggttttattccttttctctGCATATCTTTCTAGGGGATCAGCTGtgtgctgagtgtgtgagacaggagaTCTGAGGGATTAGTATGTACCTGTGTCTCGGACAGGCTGAGGCTGTTGGCGAGCTGTTTGCGCTCTGCTCCCACCACATAGTGGTTCTTGTCGAAGGCTCTCTCGAGGCGCAGGAGCTGTGAGGGGGAAAAGGCTGTCCGGATCCGCTTGGGCTTCCGCGAGAAAGGCCCGTGTAGCAACAACGAGTCATGTGACACGTCGTTcccttaaaattaaaaaacaaaattaaagaagGAATCACAAACAGGGACGAGAAAAGAAAGCTTAAAATATGCTGAGCTCAAATATGTGCAACTCTTAACATAAGGCAAAGTTTCTTTATCCCATGCagactgtgcgtgtgtgtgtgtgtgtgtgaaaatctttCAGTCTCAGTCTATAAAAATTATGAACTAGACCTAATCTAAACCACCACTGTTATATTCCACCCTGAATACTGCTTATAGATATAACGgatttgattatatatatatatatatatatatatatatatatatatatatatatatatatatatatatatatatacaccaatgCTGTGTTGGAATACAGTGTTTTTTAGAATAAATTTTTCCTGATATATCTACAGTATCCTTCAGTTGTACttgttatattataatatatataattgttgtagttattttgttattatgtaGAAGACTCTCATGTGTTTTACTGTTGTAGAAGCAGGCCATTTGACATCCTTGTCGCACTACCAGAAATATCACAATAAAATAACTGCAGTTATTTTTAGTggtttcataaaaaaaaccctcagttAAC
This sequence is a window from Pangasianodon hypophthalmus isolate fPanHyp1 chromosome 3, fPanHyp1.pri, whole genome shotgun sequence. Protein-coding genes within it:
- the emx1 gene encoding homeobox protein EMX1; this translates as MFSSAGKRGFTIESLVAKESPLTGEDPIRPTALSYTAPTDSFLNAYASPAGRALYPNPELVFPESVQHAPISVHPHQLGGAHLQHPHFFSTQHREPLNFYPWVLRNRFFGHRFQGNDVSHDSLLLHGPFSRKPKRIRTAFSPSQLLRLERAFDKNHYVVGAERKQLANSLSLSETQVKVWFQNRRTKYKRQKLEEEGPESTQKKKGNHHINRWRIATKQAGSEDIDVTSDA